Proteins encoded by one window of Sorangium aterium:
- a CDS encoding roadblock/LC7 domain-containing protein has protein sequence MLKEVVENTEGGIATLLMDFEGIPVDSYSKPGAAFDITTIGAEFSVVLKSIQRAAEMLDAGNAAEIAIQAEKVTTLIRVVNNSYFVAFSMTPDANIGKARYLLRTKVPVLLKELA, from the coding sequence GTGCTGAAGGAAGTCGTAGAGAACACCGAGGGCGGCATCGCGACCCTTCTCATGGATTTCGAGGGGATCCCGGTCGACAGCTATTCCAAGCCGGGGGCCGCGTTCGACATCACCACCATCGGCGCGGAGTTCAGCGTCGTGTTGAAGTCGATCCAGCGCGCCGCCGAGATGCTCGACGCGGGCAATGCCGCCGAGATCGCGATCCAGGCGGAGAAGGTCACGACCCTGATCCGCGTCGTGAACAACTCGTACTTCGTGGCCTTCTCGATGACGCCCGACGCGAACATCGGCAAGGCCCGGTACCTCCTGCGCACCAAGGTGCCGGTGCTGCTGAAGGAGCTCGCCTGA
- a CDS encoding Fic family protein: MRVKAAKPRLVRVKAAKPRLVRVKATKPRLVRRKVAARSERALAAPAAEPTKLRKKLKLRLDDQPKLKEKPKLKEKLKLKDVAEQAAPSEVERPRRASDRPSRTSDKPVADKKSARPGGAKGKSAGASIERRPGRAPLREAPRVVTLPLPMLPPPRRATIEERSAIIEQRLNAQSEDFRRRYIDSLDMSWIYHDSALEGVVYTFDELRAALAGPAPLVTDSSLQPTYDDIRRHKEAIAYVREQGENKRAPLTLDCMKKLYLILHPEEGDLKTVKYRKDIPQHRLYFHEYAPPDKIAYKVRQIIDWLNDPETRKTRNGIRIAARAHYDLLRVYPFPNDSGKVARLFMNMLLLRTGLPPSIIHSTERQRYYEALKGSATTVLQMVQESVENALASVEKLLDEHETRKRAFVS; this comes from the coding sequence GTGCGGGTCAAGGCCGCCAAGCCGAGGCTCGTGCGGGTCAAGGCCGCCAAGCCGAGGCTCGTGCGGGTCAAGGCCACGAAGCCGAGGCTCGTCAGGAGAAAGGTCGCGGCGCGCTCCGAGCGGGCGCTCGCGGCGCCGGCGGCGGAGCCGACGAAGCTCCGCAAGAAGCTGAAGCTGAGGCTCGACGATCAGCCGAAGCTCAAGGAGAAGCCGAAGCTCAAGGAGAAGCTGAAGCTCAAGGACGTCGCGGAGCAGGCCGCGCCGAGCGAGGTCGAGCGACCGCGCCGGGCGAGCGACAGACCGTCACGCACGAGCGACAAGCCGGTCGCCGACAAGAAGAGCGCGCGGCCTGGCGGGGCGAAGGGGAAGAGCGCAGGGGCGTCGATCGAGCGCCGTCCGGGTCGCGCCCCGCTCCGGGAGGCGCCGCGGGTGGTCACCCTGCCGCTGCCGATGCTGCCGCCGCCTCGGCGAGCCACCATCGAGGAGCGCAGCGCGATCATCGAGCAGCGGTTGAACGCGCAGTCGGAGGACTTCCGGCGGCGCTACATCGACAGCCTCGATATGTCGTGGATTTACCACGACAGCGCGCTCGAAGGGGTTGTCTACACGTTCGACGAGCTGCGCGCGGCCCTCGCCGGCCCGGCGCCGCTCGTCACGGACTCGAGCCTTCAGCCGACGTACGATGACATCCGGCGGCACAAGGAGGCCATCGCGTACGTGCGCGAGCAGGGCGAGAACAAGCGGGCCCCGCTCACGCTCGACTGCATGAAGAAGCTGTACCTGATCCTCCATCCGGAGGAGGGGGATCTCAAGACGGTCAAATACCGCAAGGACATCCCCCAGCATCGGCTCTACTTCCACGAGTACGCTCCGCCGGACAAGATCGCCTACAAGGTGCGTCAGATCATCGACTGGCTGAACGACCCCGAGACGCGGAAGACGCGGAACGGCATCCGGATCGCCGCGCGCGCGCACTACGATCTGCTGCGGGTCTATCCGTTCCCGAACGACAGCGGCAAGGTCGCGAGGCTGTTCATGAACATGCTGCTGCTCCGCACGGGCCTGCCTCCGTCGATCATCCACTCGACCGAGCGGCAGCGCTACTACGAGGCGCTGAAGGGCTCGGCGACGACGGTGCTGCAGATGGTGCAGGAGTCGGTGGAAAACGCGCTCGCGAGCGTCGAGAAGCTCCTCGATGAGCATGAGACGCGGAAGCGCGCCTTCGTCAGCTGA
- the accB gene encoding acetyl-CoA carboxylase biotin carboxyl carrier protein gives MAERPSMNINLKQLRALVRILEKRNVSDFEFEDEHVRIRLTRGGVIPQGAAQHLAPAAFQIHSAPVAAPAAPPAAAPAPAAAPAAPAAPAAASDEGISYVTSPFVGTFYRSPSPDAPPFVDVGSAIRVGQALCIIEAMKLMNEIEADSPGTIVEILVDNGKPVEFGQRLFKVRSS, from the coding sequence ATGGCCGAACGTCCTTCCATGAACATCAACCTCAAGCAGTTGCGGGCGCTGGTACGCATCTTAGAGAAGCGCAACGTGAGCGACTTCGAGTTCGAGGACGAACACGTTCGCATTCGCCTCACGCGCGGAGGCGTCATCCCGCAGGGCGCGGCGCAGCACCTCGCGCCCGCCGCCTTCCAGATCCACAGCGCGCCGGTCGCCGCGCCGGCTGCGCCGCCCGCGGCGGCGCCTGCGCCGGCTGCAGCGCCGGCGGCCCCGGCCGCGCCCGCGGCGGCGAGCGACGAGGGGATCTCGTATGTGACGTCGCCGTTCGTCGGCACGTTCTACCGGTCGCCGTCGCCCGACGCGCCCCCGTTCGTCGATGTGGGCAGCGCGATCCGCGTGGGTCAGGCGCTCTGCATCATCGAGGCGATGAAGCTGATGAACGAGATCGAGGCGGACTCTCCGGGCACGATCGTCGAGATCCTCGTCGACAACGGCAAGCCGGTCGAGTTCGGGCAGCGTCTCTTCAAGGTGCGGAGCAGCTAG
- a CDS encoding type II 3-dehydroquinate dehydratase produces the protein MSGFSISVISGPNLDRLGKREPAIYGKATLDDIHRAVEEAAKGHGASVSCMQSNCEGELVTAISHAGDRGFHGILLNAGAYTHTSIALYDAIRASALPTVEVHISNPDGREPFRRRSRIAPACMARVAGFGASSYVLGLIGLLGHLEKLRSDERG, from the coding sequence CTGAGCGGCTTCAGCATCTCGGTCATCTCCGGGCCGAACCTCGATCGACTGGGCAAGCGCGAGCCAGCGATCTACGGCAAGGCCACGCTGGATGACATCCACCGCGCCGTCGAGGAGGCCGCGAAGGGCCACGGCGCCTCGGTGTCGTGCATGCAATCGAACTGCGAGGGGGAGCTCGTGACCGCGATCAGCCACGCTGGCGATCGCGGCTTCCACGGCATCCTCCTCAACGCCGGTGCCTACACGCACACCTCCATCGCGCTCTATGACGCGATCCGCGCGAGCGCGCTTCCTACCGTCGAAGTGCACATCTCCAACCCGGACGGCCGAGAGCCGTTCCGCCGTCGCTCCCGCATCGCGCCTGCGTGCATGGCGCGCGTCGCGGGCTTCGGTGCGAGCTCGTACGTCCTTGGGCTGATCGGCCTGCTCGGGCATCTGGAGAAGCTGCGATCCGACGAAAGAGGTTGA
- the yhbY gene encoding ribosome assembly RNA-binding protein YhbY gives MDLTGKQRRHLRALGHHLDPVVQLGKAGLTDGVVAAVDAALERHELVKIRLGTECPDELDDVADSLSEKLRAAVAQTLGRTILLYRRHPKEPKIKLPAGS, from the coding sequence TTGGATCTGACAGGAAAGCAGCGCCGCCACCTCCGCGCGCTGGGGCATCACCTCGACCCGGTCGTGCAGCTCGGCAAGGCCGGCTTGACCGACGGCGTCGTCGCGGCCGTCGACGCCGCCCTGGAGCGGCACGAGCTCGTGAAGATACGCCTGGGCACCGAGTGCCCGGACGAGCTGGACGACGTCGCGGACTCCCTCTCCGAGAAGCTCCGCGCCGCGGTCGCGCAGACGCTGGGGCGGACGATCCTGCTGTACCGGCGCCACCCCAAGGAGCCGAAGATCAAGCTGCCCGCGGGCAGCTGA
- a CDS encoding arginyltransferase has product MGSSSERDSVAGQDAELPRLDEGANPIELTVHDEVSPCPYLPEAEARMPLRVPIRPLTRAEFDQRLVAGNRRHGKLLYRTQCPSCRACEPIRIVVREFVPGRTQRRVLRRGERVVDVEIGPPVTTREKIILYNRHKHGRGLMRDDGPLGAAGYEAFLVDSCCETFEMRYRVGGRLVGVAVVDRGQDSLSAVYSFYEPELEPLSPGVFSILKQLELCRSWGLRYLYLGLYVERCSRLVYKAQYLPHERLIDGRWRRFERQPRAAP; this is encoded by the coding sequence ATGGGCTCATCGAGCGAGCGAGATTCGGTAGCGGGGCAGGACGCCGAGCTCCCTCGGCTGGACGAGGGAGCGAACCCTATCGAGCTCACGGTCCATGACGAGGTGAGCCCCTGTCCGTACCTGCCCGAAGCCGAAGCCCGGATGCCGCTGCGCGTGCCCATCCGCCCGCTCACCCGTGCGGAGTTCGACCAGAGGCTCGTCGCGGGCAACCGTCGCCATGGCAAGCTGCTCTACCGCACCCAGTGCCCCTCGTGCCGCGCGTGCGAGCCGATCCGGATCGTCGTTCGTGAGTTCGTCCCCGGCCGCACGCAGCGCCGGGTGCTCCGCCGTGGAGAGCGCGTGGTGGACGTGGAGATCGGCCCGCCCGTGACCACGCGAGAGAAGATCATCCTGTACAACCGGCACAAGCACGGCCGGGGGTTGATGCGCGACGACGGCCCGCTCGGCGCCGCGGGGTACGAGGCGTTCCTCGTGGACAGCTGCTGCGAGACGTTCGAGATGCGCTATCGCGTCGGCGGCCGTCTCGTCGGGGTCGCCGTCGTGGATCGGGGGCAGGATTCCCTGTCCGCGGTCTACTCTTTCTATGAGCCCGAGCTGGAGCCGCTGAGCCCCGGTGTCTTCTCGATCCTGAAGCAGCTCGAGCTGTGCCGCTCCTGGGGCCTCCGCTACCTGTACCTCGGCCTGTACGTCGAGCGCTGCTCGCGGCTTGTCTACAAGGCGCAGTACCTGCCGCACGAGCGGCTCATCGATGGCCGCTGGCGGCGCTTCGAGCGGCAGCCGCGCGCGGCGCCATGA
- the nth gene encoding endonuclease III — protein sequence MKRPSKAAPGGALRAAKTRAPRPEKAAVADAARPTPARAAPSAPQATFARLRALHPDAHCELDHRSSFELLVATVLSAQTTDVLVNKVTPHLFGAYADARALASADAAEVGALLRRLGMGMFNQKARNIVGLARGLVERHGGEVPRTLAELVKLPGVGRKTANVVLGVAFGAPEGVVVDTHVQRLSQRLGWTTSDKPEQIERDLVALFPRRDWDMLSHTLIFHGRRICFAKKPACGGCGISDACPSAFHAENVGRKPPRRRGAAP from the coding sequence GTGAAGCGGCCGAGCAAGGCGGCTCCCGGGGGTGCCCTCAGGGCGGCGAAGACGCGCGCGCCGAGGCCCGAGAAGGCGGCGGTCGCCGACGCGGCTCGGCCGACGCCGGCGCGCGCAGCGCCGAGCGCGCCGCAGGCCACCTTCGCGCGGCTGCGCGCGCTGCACCCGGACGCCCACTGCGAGCTGGATCATCGCTCCTCGTTCGAGCTCCTCGTCGCGACGGTGCTCAGCGCCCAGACGACGGACGTGCTGGTCAACAAGGTGACACCCCACCTGTTCGGCGCGTATGCCGACGCCCGCGCGCTCGCCAGCGCCGACGCCGCCGAGGTGGGCGCGCTCCTCCGGCGGCTCGGGATGGGCATGTTCAACCAGAAGGCGAGGAACATCGTGGGGCTCGCGCGAGGCCTCGTCGAGCGGCACGGCGGCGAGGTGCCGAGGACGCTCGCCGAGCTCGTGAAGCTGCCCGGCGTCGGGCGCAAGACGGCGAACGTGGTGCTCGGCGTCGCCTTCGGAGCGCCGGAGGGCGTCGTGGTCGATACACACGTGCAGCGCCTGTCGCAGCGGCTCGGGTGGACGACCAGCGACAAGCCAGAGCAGATCGAGCGCGACCTCGTGGCGCTCTTCCCGCGGCGCGACTGGGACATGCTGTCCCACACGCTGATCTTTCACGGCCGCCGGATCTGCTTCGCGAAGAAGCCAGCGTGCGGAGGCTGCGGGATCAGCGACGCGTGCCCGAGCGCATTTCACGCAGAGAACGTGGGGCGCAAGCCGCCGCGGCGCCGCGGCGCCGCGCCGTGA
- a CDS encoding FAD-dependent oxidoreductase, whose product MEANAGVQADFSSWVQATSDASELELGLPGFGYADLFDPAKLAELTERFEEYFHAADEGAYARFDAYRASLRAAQAEASGAEGGGAGRPALTPEQVSEALLAAAPHVGRFVAMLFRVERETQAQIDATLERSALWDFKREFSKKRLFKPNPGKAWRGTHVEAAHAARRSLAAVGAPASALDGGSAAEELAIARATLALIEVDEIARKAAKAGGAKWTDELRERAAKVRAALREDQALAESVAPAVAVAGAEPTEAEDGAVVALALDAVEAWLAARRADEHDPARRWPTLKAPRTLDYQELVQLQRKGANGSPGSAELLVGPEHERRDRDGFALTDRRAPPREVESQVDYCLFCHDRDKDSCSKGLRDNKTGAIKANPLGVELNGCPLDEKISEMHTMRGRGESIAGLALVCVDNPMCPGTGHRICNDCMKACVFQKQEPVDIPQIETAVLTDVLSLPWGLEIYGLLTRWNPLDALRPHALPYNGKNVLVVGLGPAGYTLSHHLTRQGFACVAIDGLKIEPLPVELTGDESRPPRPVKDFKRLYTELDERVLLGFGGVSEYGITVRWDKNFLTVLYVTLARQRLLRIYGGVRFGGTIDLDDAFRLGFHHVAIAAGAGRPTIIPLKNNLARGIRKASDFLMALQLAGAYKRSALANLQVRLPAVVIGGGLTAIDTATELAAYYVVQAEKTADRLDALVAERGEAAVLAMFDEEEREFLAEQRRHAEEIRDERARAAREGRPPRFQGLIDAWGGVSLVYRKRLIDSPAYRLNHEEVAKSLEEGIRYVENLAPVEAVLDERGCVSSLVFDRQEIVDGKWRSAGQAVSIPARTVCVAAGTSPNVTYEKERPGSFVFDKWRQFFQPHRAYVDEGGALKVEPAKPREGFFTSYNDGEHAVSFYGDNHPHYAGSVVKAMASAKDAYPSVVALFRHDIARLGEEPQAARDARRRDLFARLDHDLGAVVERVQRLTPTIVEVVVRAPAAARKFEPGQFYRLQNYEVRSPVIRGTRLAMEGLALTGAWVDKEKGLLSLIALEMGASSRLLAALRPGEEVVVMGPTGTPTDIPEGETVLLAGGGLGNAVLFSIAKALKARGARVIYFAGYRRGEDLFKQDEIEVATDQVIWCTDGGAEVTPRRATDRHFRGNIVQAMRAYAERQFGGELAALSEVRRIIAIGSDKMMNAVREARHGVLAPHLDPKHVGIASINSPMQCMMKEVCAQCLQRHVDPETGKETLVFSCFNQDQLIDHVDFKNLAARLRANTVQEKLSNAWLDHLLAERPTLRHV is encoded by the coding sequence ATGGAAGCGAACGCTGGAGTGCAGGCTGACTTCTCTTCGTGGGTGCAGGCGACCTCGGATGCCTCCGAGCTCGAGCTCGGGCTCCCTGGTTTCGGCTACGCCGACCTCTTCGACCCCGCGAAGCTCGCCGAGCTGACGGAGCGCTTCGAGGAGTATTTCCACGCGGCGGACGAGGGCGCCTACGCGCGCTTCGACGCGTACCGGGCCTCGCTGCGCGCGGCGCAGGCGGAGGCCTCCGGCGCGGAGGGCGGCGGCGCGGGACGGCCCGCGCTCACGCCGGAGCAGGTCTCGGAGGCGCTCCTCGCGGCGGCGCCCCACGTCGGCCGCTTCGTGGCGATGCTCTTCCGGGTCGAGCGGGAGACGCAGGCGCAGATCGACGCGACCCTCGAGCGGAGCGCGCTCTGGGACTTCAAGCGCGAGTTCTCGAAGAAGCGCCTGTTCAAGCCGAACCCGGGGAAGGCGTGGCGGGGCACGCACGTCGAGGCGGCGCACGCGGCGCGGCGGTCGCTCGCGGCCGTGGGCGCGCCTGCGAGCGCGCTCGACGGCGGCTCCGCCGCGGAGGAGCTCGCGATCGCGCGCGCGACGCTCGCCCTGATCGAGGTCGACGAGATCGCCCGCAAGGCCGCCAAGGCCGGCGGCGCGAAGTGGACGGACGAGCTGCGCGAGCGGGCGGCGAAGGTGCGCGCGGCGCTGCGGGAGGACCAGGCGCTCGCCGAGAGCGTGGCGCCGGCGGTGGCGGTCGCCGGCGCGGAGCCGACGGAGGCCGAGGACGGGGCGGTCGTGGCGCTCGCGCTCGACGCCGTCGAGGCGTGGCTCGCGGCGCGTCGCGCGGACGAGCACGATCCGGCGCGGCGGTGGCCGACGCTGAAGGCGCCGCGCACGCTGGACTACCAGGAGCTCGTCCAGCTGCAGAGAAAGGGCGCGAACGGCAGCCCGGGCTCGGCCGAGCTCCTCGTCGGCCCCGAGCACGAGCGGAGGGATCGCGACGGCTTCGCGCTGACCGACCGCCGCGCGCCGCCGCGCGAGGTCGAGAGCCAGGTCGACTATTGCCTCTTCTGCCACGATCGCGACAAGGACTCGTGCTCGAAGGGCCTGCGCGACAACAAGACCGGGGCGATCAAGGCGAACCCGCTCGGCGTCGAGCTGAACGGCTGCCCGCTCGACGAGAAGATCAGCGAGATGCACACCATGCGGGGGCGGGGCGAGTCGATCGCCGGGCTCGCGCTCGTCTGCGTCGACAACCCGATGTGCCCCGGCACCGGTCACCGCATCTGCAACGACTGCATGAAGGCGTGCGTCTTCCAGAAGCAGGAGCCGGTGGACATCCCGCAGATCGAGACCGCGGTGCTCACGGACGTGCTGTCGCTCCCGTGGGGCCTCGAGATCTACGGGCTCCTCACGCGCTGGAACCCGCTCGACGCGCTGCGGCCGCACGCGCTGCCGTACAACGGCAAGAACGTGCTCGTCGTCGGCCTCGGCCCGGCCGGCTACACGCTGTCGCACCACCTCACGCGGCAGGGCTTCGCATGCGTGGCGATCGACGGGCTGAAGATCGAGCCGCTGCCCGTCGAGCTCACGGGCGACGAGTCGCGCCCGCCGCGCCCGGTCAAGGATTTCAAGCGGCTCTACACGGAGCTCGACGAGCGCGTCCTCCTCGGCTTCGGCGGGGTGAGCGAGTACGGGATCACGGTGCGATGGGACAAGAACTTCCTCACCGTCCTGTACGTTACGCTCGCCCGACAGCGGCTGCTGCGGATCTACGGCGGCGTGCGGTTCGGCGGGACGATCGATCTCGACGACGCCTTCCGGCTCGGGTTCCACCACGTCGCGATCGCGGCGGGCGCGGGGCGTCCGACGATCATCCCGCTCAAGAACAACCTCGCGCGCGGCATCCGCAAGGCGTCGGACTTCCTGATGGCGCTCCAGCTGGCCGGGGCCTACAAGCGCTCGGCGCTCGCGAACCTCCAGGTGCGCCTGCCGGCGGTGGTGATCGGCGGCGGCCTCACGGCGATCGACACCGCGACGGAGCTCGCCGCGTACTACGTCGTGCAGGCCGAGAAGACGGCCGATCGGCTCGATGCGCTGGTCGCGGAGCGCGGAGAGGCGGCCGTCCTCGCGATGTTCGACGAGGAGGAGCGGGAGTTCCTGGCCGAGCAGCGGCGCCACGCGGAGGAGATCCGCGACGAGCGCGCGCGCGCCGCGCGCGAGGGGCGCCCGCCGCGCTTCCAGGGCCTGATCGACGCGTGGGGAGGCGTCTCGCTGGTCTACCGGAAGCGGCTCATCGATTCGCCGGCGTACCGGCTGAACCACGAGGAGGTCGCCAAGTCGCTCGAGGAGGGGATCCGCTACGTCGAGAACCTCGCCCCGGTCGAGGCGGTGCTCGACGAGCGCGGGTGCGTCTCCTCGCTCGTCTTCGATCGGCAGGAGATCGTGGACGGCAAGTGGCGGAGCGCGGGGCAGGCGGTCTCGATCCCCGCCCGCACCGTGTGCGTCGCGGCCGGGACGAGCCCCAACGTCACGTACGAGAAGGAGCGCCCGGGCTCGTTCGTGTTCGACAAGTGGCGGCAGTTCTTCCAGCCGCACCGCGCCTACGTCGACGAGGGCGGCGCGCTCAAGGTGGAGCCGGCCAAGCCGCGGGAGGGCTTCTTCACGAGCTACAACGACGGCGAGCACGCGGTGAGCTTCTACGGCGACAACCACCCCCACTACGCGGGGAGCGTCGTGAAGGCGATGGCGAGCGCCAAGGACGCGTACCCGTCCGTCGTCGCGCTGTTCCGCCACGACATCGCCCGGCTCGGCGAGGAGCCGCAGGCCGCGCGCGACGCGCGGCGGCGCGACCTCTTCGCCCGCCTCGATCACGACCTCGGCGCGGTGGTCGAGCGGGTCCAGCGGCTCACGCCGACGATCGTCGAGGTGGTCGTGCGCGCGCCCGCGGCGGCGCGGAAGTTCGAGCCCGGGCAGTTCTACCGGCTGCAGAACTACGAGGTGCGCTCGCCCGTGATCCGCGGCACGCGGCTCGCGATGGAGGGCCTCGCGCTCACGGGCGCGTGGGTCGACAAGGAGAAGGGGCTGCTGTCGCTCATCGCGCTCGAGATGGGCGCGTCCTCGCGCCTGCTCGCCGCGCTGCGCCCGGGCGAGGAGGTCGTCGTGATGGGGCCGACCGGGACGCCCACGGACATCCCCGAGGGAGAGACGGTGCTGCTCGCCGGCGGCGGGCTCGGCAACGCCGTCCTGTTCTCGATCGCGAAGGCGCTCAAGGCGCGCGGCGCCCGCGTGATCTACTTCGCCGGCTACAGGCGGGGCGAGGATCTCTTCAAGCAGGACGAGATCGAGGTGGCGACCGACCAGGTCATCTGGTGCACGGACGGCGGCGCCGAGGTCACCCCGCGGCGCGCGACCGACCGCCACTTCCGCGGCAACATCGTCCAGGCGATGCGGGCCTACGCCGAGCGCCAGTTCGGCGGTGAGCTGGCGGCCCTCTCGGAGGTCCGGCGCATCATCGCGATCGGCTCGGACAAGATGATGAACGCCGTGCGCGAGGCGCGGCACGGCGTGCTGGCGCCGCACCTGGATCCGAAGCACGTGGGCATCGCGAGCATCAACTCGCCGATGCAGTGCATGATGAAGGAGGTCTGCGCGCAGTGCCTCCAGCGGCACGTGGACCCGGAGACGGGCAAGGAGACGCTGGTCTTCTCGTGCTTCAACCAGGACCAGCTCATCGACCACGTCGACTTCAAGAACCTCGCCGCGAGGCTCCGGGCCAACACGGTGCAGGAGAAGCTGTCGAACGCCTGGCTCGATCACCTGCTGGCCGAGCGCCCCACGCTCCGGCACGTGTGA
- the accC gene encoding acetyl-CoA carboxylase biotin carboxylase subunit, which produces MFQKILIANRGEIAMRVIRACRLLGIRTVAIHSEADAAALHVRFADEAVCVGPAEASKSYLNIPQIIAAAEVTGADAIHPGYGFLSENAKFAELCKKCRLTFIGPTAEAMRTWGDKVSAREVAKRFGIPMLSGTGVLKSAADAAEQAERVGYPVILKASGGGGGRGMRIVREAGEVQRSFEIATQEALSGFKNPDVYLERYVEAPRHIEFQVLADQHGGVWTLGERECSLQRRHQKVMEESPSPAMDNEKRSRMGDIIRGAILETGYTGLGTLEFLMDERGELFFMEMNTRVQVEHPVTEMVTGVDLVAQQILAAAGERLSLPDTRPWSFRGHAIECRINAEDARSFVPWPGLITEYHSPGGVGIRVDSGVYGGFRVPSSYDSLVAKVIAHGANRAEAIARLRCALDEFIIGGIRTNIPLHQALLRDPEVVAGNISTHTIERVVSQGF; this is translated from the coding sequence GTGTTCCAGAAGATCCTGATCGCCAATCGCGGCGAGATCGCGATGCGTGTCATCCGCGCCTGCCGCCTGCTCGGCATCCGCACGGTCGCCATCCACTCCGAGGCGGACGCCGCGGCGCTGCACGTCCGGTTCGCGGACGAGGCCGTGTGCGTCGGCCCTGCCGAGGCGTCGAAGAGCTACCTCAACATCCCGCAGATCATCGCGGCCGCGGAGGTCACGGGCGCCGACGCGATCCATCCGGGCTACGGGTTCCTCTCGGAGAACGCGAAGTTCGCCGAGCTTTGCAAGAAGTGCCGCCTCACCTTCATCGGGCCGACCGCGGAGGCGATGCGGACCTGGGGCGACAAGGTGTCCGCGCGCGAGGTCGCCAAGCGCTTCGGCATCCCCATGCTCAGCGGCACGGGCGTGCTCAAGAGCGCGGCGGACGCGGCCGAGCAGGCCGAGCGCGTCGGCTATCCGGTGATCCTGAAGGCCTCCGGCGGCGGCGGCGGCAGGGGCATGCGCATCGTCCGCGAGGCCGGCGAGGTGCAGCGCTCGTTCGAGATCGCGACGCAGGAGGCCCTGAGCGGCTTCAAGAACCCGGACGTCTACCTCGAGCGCTACGTCGAGGCGCCGCGCCACATCGAGTTCCAGGTGCTCGCGGATCAGCACGGGGGCGTGTGGACGCTCGGCGAGCGCGAGTGCTCGCTCCAGCGCCGGCACCAGAAGGTGATGGAGGAGTCGCCCAGCCCGGCGATGGACAACGAGAAGCGCTCCCGGATGGGCGACATCATCAGGGGCGCGATCCTCGAGACCGGCTACACCGGCCTGGGCACGCTCGAGTTCCTGATGGATGAGCGGGGCGAGCTCTTCTTCATGGAGATGAACACCCGCGTCCAGGTCGAGCACCCGGTCACCGAGATGGTGACCGGCGTCGATCTGGTCGCGCAGCAGATCCTCGCCGCTGCTGGCGAGCGGCTCTCGCTGCCCGACACGCGGCCCTGGAGCTTCCGTGGCCACGCCATCGAGTGCCGGATCAACGCCGAGGACGCGCGCTCGTTCGTGCCGTGGCCGGGCCTCATCACCGAGTACCACTCGCCCGGCGGCGTCGGGATCCGCGTCGACTCCGGCGTGTACGGCGGTTTCCGCGTGCCGAGCTCCTACGACTCGCTGGTGGCCAAGGTGATCGCGCACGGCGCGAACCGGGCCGAGGCGATCGCCAGGCTCCGGTGCGCGCTCGACGAGTTCATCATCGGCGGCATCCGCACGAACATCCCGCTGCACCAGGCGCTGCTGCGCGATCCAGAGGTCGTCGCGGGCAACATCTCGACGCATACGATCGAGCGCGTCGTCTCACAGGGGTTCTGA
- the meaB gene encoding methylmalonyl Co-A mutase-associated GTPase MeaB, which translates to MHPLADKVLARETRATARACRLVDDRVGDYAAILKDLFPHTGRAWILGVTGNPGAGKSTLTDRLISVFRGQGRRVAVVAVDPTSPFTGGAILGDRIRMQAHFSDPDVFIRSLATRGALGGLSRSVVDVVRVLDAWGADVVLVETVGVGQDELEITRMAHTTLVVAAPGMGDEVQAIKAGILECADVFAVNKADRDGADAAVRDLELMIALGGEVAAASGRARGHSAAALHARAQGAPSPGGEPVEGPWEPVIARTVATRNEGVAALVDKLEGHRAWLFGTEAGAARREERLREAMHVQLRDALTDAAVAALGPALEAAVHAVAQRTVDPYTASEQLVAAFRSAGAIAPGAAVAPGGGT; encoded by the coding sequence GTGCATCCGCTCGCAGACAAGGTCCTCGCCCGCGAGACGCGCGCGACGGCGCGGGCCTGCCGGCTCGTCGACGACCGCGTCGGCGACTATGCCGCGATCCTGAAGGATCTCTTCCCCCATACCGGCCGCGCCTGGATCCTCGGCGTGACGGGGAACCCGGGGGCAGGCAAGAGCACGCTCACGGATCGGCTGATCAGCGTGTTCCGGGGGCAGGGTCGCCGCGTCGCCGTGGTGGCGGTCGATCCCACGAGCCCGTTCACCGGCGGCGCGATCCTCGGCGATCGCATCCGCATGCAGGCCCACTTCAGCGATCCCGACGTGTTCATCCGGTCGCTGGCGACCCGGGGCGCGCTCGGCGGGCTGTCGCGCTCGGTGGTGGACGTCGTGCGGGTGCTCGACGCCTGGGGCGCGGACGTCGTGCTGGTCGAGACCGTCGGCGTCGGGCAGGACGAGCTCGAGATCACCCGGATGGCGCACACCACCCTGGTCGTCGCCGCGCCGGGGATGGGCGACGAGGTGCAGGCGATCAAGGCGGGCATCCTGGAGTGCGCCGACGTCTTCGCCGTGAACAAGGCCGACCGGGACGGGGCCGACGCGGCGGTGCGCGATCTGGAGCTCATGATCGCGCTCGGCGGAGAGGTGGCGGCGGCCTCCGGGCGGGCGCGCGGGCACAGCGCCGCGGCGCTCCACGCCCGCGCGCAGGGGGCGCCATCTCCCGGAGGAGAGCCGGTCGAAGGGCCGTGGGAGCCCGTGATCGCGCGGACCGTGGCCACACGTAACGAGGGCGTGGCGGCGCTCGTGGACAAGCTGGAGGGGCACCGAGCGTGGCTGTTCGGGACCGAGGCCGGCGCTGCGCGCCGCGAGGAGCGCCTGCGCGAAGCGATGCACGTGCAGCTCCGTGACGCGCTCACCGACGCCGCCGTCGCCGCGCTCGGCCCTGCGCTCGAGGCCGCGGTGCACGCCGTCGCGCAGCGCACGGTCGACCCCTACACGGCGTCGGAGCAGCTCGTCGCGGCCTTCCGCAGCGCTGGCGCCATCGCGCCCGGCGCCGCCGTCGCGCCCGGCGGCGGGACCTGA